In the genome of Roseovarius sp. Pro17, the window CATAATCGTAACGAAGGGTGGCCAACCGGAATGGTTGCGAACGGATGAACTGATGGTTTCTTGAAGGGCTTTCAACGATTTTTGCTCAAAGTCTCCGTCAATTGCAAAGCTTAAATCGCAATGTCCATACGGTAGCTTTGGATCAGCGTCGCTCGGCAATTCCGATACCAGTGAGGACCACTTTGTAACCGCGTTTTCCGCAAAGGCCTTCAACTCGTCTTGTAGTGTAGGCTCTGATGTCTCATTTTTGACAGGCAGTTCACCGGACATGATCGTACGAAATGCATCCAAGAGATCGGCTTGACGGTTCTTCACAATGCGGTCGAACAGTTGATGCCAATCGTCCGTCGACTGTGGCTCTTCACTGTTTGGTCCGGGACGCCGGATCAAAACCCGCCTTGGGATAAGCTCCCCTTCCTCCGGTGACCCTTTCTTCGCGAAGACCGGAACCCGATGCCCGCCCGGAACGATAATCACGGGGTGAGCGTGGCCAGACACGGTCGCCATTTGATGAACCACAGTGCATTGAAACACAGGGTTAATGTATCTAGCGACTATTCCTTGTACGCTATCCTGTGACCACAGGGCGAGGTCATCAGGATGATCGGTGTCAACCGTGAACGTGCCACTATCTAGCTCCTTAAAGCCAACCACGACAAAACCCCCACCGTTGTTGGCGAGTGCAATTATCTCCTTAGCCAAACTAGCCTTGTGCGCTTTCGTCGATAGGTCCAACCACTCCTTAACTTCTACATCTAGGGCCTCTCGCGGCTCGTCAACGAGTTCTAATAGCCTAGCATCGGTCTTGTCTGGCATTACGTTACATTTCCATTTTTGATGCACTTTATTGAAACTTACTGAGGCAATACATCCCAAGCCATATCATTTGCTGTACGTCTGTGCTTACTCAATTAGCCAGTCCGGTTCAGCTTCTGCCACACCTGCAGTCGCGCTTCTTCCAAAGTCACTGCATTCGTCCGAACGGGTATACCTCAGTTTACACGCGAATCATGGACGCGAAGGATGTACGATAGGGTTGTAATTGATATACGGACATGTGTATCTAAGGTCAGAACCCCAACGGACACTCTAGGAGACACCATGACACAGACCATCCTTTACGCGCGCGTATCAACAGCAGACCAGAACCTAGACCACCAACGCACACAGGCTGAGGCGGCTGGCTTTATCATCGACGAGGTGGTTGCAGATCACGGCGTGTCGGGCGTGAGTACCAAGTTAGCAGAACGTGCAGAGGGCAAGCGGCTGTTTGATAAGCTGCGCCACGGTGACGTGTTGGTGGTGCGTTGGGTCGATAGGCTTGGCCGTGACTACAAGGACGTCACAGACACCATCAGGCTGTTGATGCGGCGCGGTGTTGTGGTGAAGACCGTAATCAATAGCATGACCTTCGACGGAGCCACGACAGACCCGATGCAGGAAGCCGTACGAGACGCTCTCATTGCCTTCATGGCTGCGACAGCTCAAGCACAGGCTGAGACCACTAAGGAGGCACAGAAGGCTGGCATAGCTGCTAGCAAGGGTGATCCGCGAAAGTACCGTGGACGCAAGCCAAGCTATGACAAGGATATGCTGGATGCTGTTGTCGGGATGCTGGCGCTGGGGAAGGGAACCACAGAGATTGCTAGAGAATGCGGGATAACCCGACAGGCTGTTTTGCGGATCAAGGCGGACCCAGTAGCCGCACAGGCTACGCTTGAGCGTTGGATTTGACCATCGCATGATCTTTCATACAGATTTATGTGTTTGATTTTGAAATAAGGAGAACAAAATGGACGGTAGTGCGGTGTTAATTGGCGCGTTTGTGGTCGGCGCGGCATTTGTCGGGGGAATGAGCTTTGGCGGCTCAGACCCGTTCCCAGAGTTCGTGCCAAAGTTCGGTGAAGGAGAGACCGAAAGCCACAAGTGCTATGTGATCGCTGTGAAGGAGGACACGCGTCCGGTGTTTGCTGGCTGCTACTCGCTTCAACTCCTCAAAGAGAAGCATAAGTCTTGGAGCGCCTTTGGAACACCTTGGCCATTCAAAGTGATTGCAGAGTATGACAGGGAGTTGGACCCGATAGACCTCAACCCACGCTACTAAGGCGTTGTGACGACGTGTTGTGCATACTCGACGATACATAAGCCCGCTTAGGGAACGGTCATCGGAATTCATACCTCGAGGAAAGGGGGAGGCGCGATGAGGAGGATAAAGGGCGCATAATTGGGAGGATATGGATGATCTAAGATGTTGATTTCTATCAACTTTAGGAAGTGCGACCTATTCCCATCGTCTCCGCCACTACATCCCTTTTTTCCTTTACTACCAAGAAATTTGAAGACGCTTGAATTTTCACTTCCCACATAAATCCCCACTTCCTTTCGGATAGTAGCGGCATTTGCTGGACGTAGCTCTATGTCCTCGAATTGCCCGCACGTGAGTTTGATGGATTCGACGGTCCCGCCTGACGTGCCGTCAGCACTGCAACCGCCTCCCCTCAAAACCTCTGAATTGTGCAAGGATGCCTTTGCCCCCCGCCGGTCCTGAAATTCAACGCCCATAGGTTTAATCGCCTCCCCCTATGCTGGCATCAGCGCCCCGCCTGGCAGACTGAGCATTGTGCGTCTGATAGCGCCTGATTCACTCGACCAAGTGTGACACGCGAGGGTTTCCACGCGGCCTGATTTGTGTATTAAGCAGTAGCGCCACCTATAAAAAGAGCGGCGAATTTGGCGAATATCTTTGAATTTTAGGGCGTTACAGTATGGATAAAGTGACCGCACCCATGATCGAGCGTGAGGAATACTGGGCTTCGTTTTACGCAGCTAAATCTGTGGGCGGCAAACTGATGCCGCCATCTCAGTTTGCTGCATTTGTCGCGCCCGAAATTGAACCGGAATGTGCGCTGTTTGATATCGGCTGTGGCAACGGTCGTGACAGCCTCTTTTTCGCAGAGCTTGGGTTCAAGGTCGTCTCGTTGGATGCATCCGAAACGGCGATCAATGTAGCCCGTGAAAAGTCTAGGGAGCGCGAATTGACAAACATCCAGTTCCTGCAGGAAAATGTCACTAGTCCGGCGTTGCGCAGGTCGATCAGCCAACTGGGTGGAAAGACGGCTTGTGTATATTCTCGCTTTTTCCTGCACGCAATCACCGAGAGCGAACAGATGCAATTCTTTGACGCACTTGCAGACACACTGCTGCCTGGGCACAGCGTCGCCTTTGAATACCGGATCACCGCCGATCAGGCCCTCGAAAAGGAAGCGCCGCCCCATTATCGCCGGTATCAAGATGCTGCCGATGTGAACGCGCAGCTTGAAGCACGAGGTTTCAAAGCGCTTTACACAATCGAGGGACAGGGTTTCGCCAAGTACAAGGCAGAGGATGCAATCGTCGCTCGCTGCCTGTTCGAAAAGGCTTGATCGGATGAACGCCTCCAGCGCGCTTCGAACCAGCTTTGATGCCCTTGATACAGTAATCCGCGACCATGCGATGCGGAAAATTCCGGTCGCCCGTCCACGTCGAATGCGCAATCAGCTTGCGGCGCTGCATGACCCCGCTTGGGACATCGAATGGCAAGAGGCATTGATCTTGCTTGCCTGTCATTGCCGAATGCAGCCTGCTCGTACGCACGGGAAGCTGATGATGCTGCGCGACACTCGGATTGAACGTGGCGAGGAGGCCGCGTTTAACGAATACATGCAGTTGATACGTGACACGCTACATCCAGAATTCATTACATCCCATGGCTACACTATTACATTCTCAGAAATGGATGCGGCCCAGATTTTTAAATCTATGGGAGCAGCGCTCAAACCCCTCGAACAACTCGGTAAGCCATTTTTTCTCTATGCTGGTGCGTTACTCGGTCATGTTCGCAATGGAAAACTGATCGAACATGATGACGATATCGACATTGCCATCATGCTTGGAGAGTGCTCGGAAGATGAGGTAGCGCACCGTTGGTTAGACTACAAAAATGACCTTAATAAACACGGCCTAATAGACGAGGCCGAGCAGGCCAACAATCGACCCGTCTTTAAATTTTGCTCCGACCTTGGCACCGAGATTGACCTGTTCCCGGCTTGGACCGACAATGGAAAATTTAGCGTTTATCCGTATTCTCTGGGGCAGATAGATGCTGCAGACGTCTTTCCACTTGGCACGTTTGGTCAGGATCCACTCATGCTTCCCGCCAAGCCTGAGGTAATGCTGGTTCAGAGCTATGGTAAGGACTGGCGCATCCCGGACCCACTTTTTCATATTGATTGGAAGCGGAAAAAGAATCAGTTCAGAAAGCTTTTTGTAGCCGACTACAACCTGCGTGCCCCCTGATCACGAACGGGTCGCTCTGCCGCTTCCGATGCGACCACGCACCCCGGTTCAAAACGCATTTCGCCATAGGTAGTAGAAGAAAGTGTGCAATCAGTATTCGGGGCCGCTTGCAGTCGACGTGCAAGCGTCCACTGCTCAAGGTCTGAATTAAGCGTAGTTGGAATTTCGGCTTCATTCATGGATTGAGCATGTGAATGAAGGGTCATTTGCTGCACCCTACGAACGCTTGGTGCGCTTGATACATCGGGCCGCAAATATACCTGCCAAAGACCCCCACACGCGCCACCGGCGTTAGCGAACGCAATAGCGCATCACCCCCGCCGCAGCATCCTGAACAGCGCCGACGCACCCCAGCCCGCACTGATCGCGATGGCCAGCGACATCAGCCCATATAGCAGTGCATTTTCACGAGAAAGCTCGTACAGCCACCGCTCCAGCCCGACCTTGTGCACGTCGATGATCGTCTCGTATTTTGACACGACCTCGCCATTGCGCGTCAGGAAAATGCGGGTGACGTAATCTCCTTCGGTCAGGTTCGACGGCAGGTCCACCGACGTTTGAAACAGCGTCTGCTGCGTCAGTTCGACGGCGCCCTCGCGGATCTGATACGCACCGTTACTCTCTCGGATACGGATCACGGCATCGGTAAAATTCTGCGCATCGGGCACACTGCTTGCCGCGCCGACGGATCGGATGGCCCGCGGGATGGAAATCTTGTGGCGCAGATCCTCGACCT includes:
- a CDS encoding helix-turn-helix domain-containing protein, which produces MPDKTDARLLELVDEPREALDVEVKEWLDLSTKAHKASLAKEIIALANNGGGFVVVGFKELDSGTFTVDTDHPDDLALWSQDSVQGIVARYINPVFQCTVVHQMATVSGHAHPVIIVPGGHRVPVFAKKGSPEEGELIPRRVLIRRPGPNSEEPQSTDDWHQLFDRIVKNRQADLLDAFRTIMSGELPVKNETSEPTLQDELKAFAENAVTKWSSLVSELPSDADPKLPYGHCDLSFAIDGDFEQKSLKALQETISSSVRNHSGWPPFVTIMRHPISPKPVDGAIQSWFGIDDGDVRERPDHSDFWRVSPNGMMFLRRGYSEDSRQFDDMAPGTAFDITTPTWRLGEALLNASYIAQAVGGVGADLICHGQWTGLDGRKLVSRGNRRRRISDHYRCSQSAYNAEIRVAISSVSTSLPEIVRSMLDPLYELFDFFQPV
- a CDS encoding recombinase family protein → MTQTILYARVSTADQNLDHQRTQAEAAGFIIDEVVADHGVSGVSTKLAERAEGKRLFDKLRHGDVLVVRWVDRLGRDYKDVTDTIRLLMRRGVVVKTVINSMTFDGATTDPMQEAVRDALIAFMAATAQAQAETTKEAQKAGIAASKGDPRKYRGRKPSYDKDMLDAVVGMLALGKGTTEIARECGITRQAVLRIKADPVAAQATLERWI
- a CDS encoding class I SAM-dependent methyltransferase, producing MDKVTAPMIEREEYWASFYAAKSVGGKLMPPSQFAAFVAPEIEPECALFDIGCGNGRDSLFFAELGFKVVSLDASETAINVAREKSRERELTNIQFLQENVTSPALRRSISQLGGKTACVYSRFFLHAITESEQMQFFDALADTLLPGHSVAFEYRITADQALEKEAPPHYRRYQDAADVNAQLEARGFKALYTIEGQGFAKYKAEDAIVARCLFEKA
- a CDS encoding TIGR02186 family protein, translating into MTRWLAAALLVLFALPLRAEEVVLGLSRNSISIDTTFDGSEILLFGAIKREVAIPPDQLGVVVAIQGPNQPLDVRRKERRFGIWVNVDAVEVDSAPSFYAVATSGPWGDVLSQVEDLRHKISIPRAIRSVGAASSVPDAQNFTDAVIRIRESNGAYQIREGAVELTQQTLFQTSVDLPSNLTEGDYVTRIFLTRNGEVVSKYETIIDVHKVGLERWLYELSRENALLYGLMSLAIAISAGWGASALFRMLRRG